In Desulfobotulus pelophilus, the following proteins share a genomic window:
- a CDS encoding TrkH family potassium uptake protein: MNWRIIGQMTGVLIAALGCSMALPLVWSLICADGSSRAFALSMALCGVVGGLLFFPLRKPLGEGFSQKEGMAIVGLGWMAVGLFGAFPFFFSGFFWGFTDAVFESVSGFTTTGASVLEDIESLPQGLLLWRSQIQWIGGMGIILFSIAILPFLGVGGMQLYKAEVPSPVPDKLKPRIQETAKILWKVYLFFSLLLFFLLLAGGMGGFDSLCHTFTTMPTGGFSTKNLSIAHFDSLYIEVVIMAFMVLAGINFTLHFQFLRRGGFSYFNDAECRFFLVLLLAIMVGVFWILWGATYESPGESLRYGAFQVISIVTTTGFATADYVLWAPAAQLILLFAMFTGACAGSTSGGMKTVRLMICGKYGYKELFFLVHPRAVREVKLGGRVVPGGVIHGVLGFMALYLGVYVAGSLLLAAQGTDAVTALTAAASALGNVGPGFGGVGPAENYAGIPQAGKWVLSWLMLMGRLEIYTLIIFLVPEFWRN, from the coding sequence ATGAACTGGCGTATCATAGGACAGATGACGGGGGTGTTGATAGCGGCTCTGGGGTGTTCCATGGCCTTGCCTCTGGTCTGGTCCCTGATCTGTGCAGACGGCAGCAGTCGCGCCTTTGCTCTGTCCATGGCTTTGTGCGGGGTTGTGGGCGGGCTGCTTTTCTTCCCATTGCGAAAACCGTTGGGGGAAGGTTTTTCCCAGAAAGAAGGGATGGCCATTGTGGGGCTGGGCTGGATGGCTGTGGGGCTTTTTGGTGCCTTCCCCTTTTTTTTCTCGGGTTTTTTCTGGGGTTTTACGGATGCGGTTTTTGAATCCGTATCGGGTTTTACCACAACAGGAGCCTCCGTTCTGGAAGACATTGAGTCCCTTCCACAGGGGCTTTTGTTGTGGCGCAGCCAGATTCAGTGGATTGGTGGTATGGGAATCATTCTTTTTTCCATTGCCATTCTGCCCTTTTTGGGAGTGGGCGGAATGCAGCTCTATAAGGCTGAGGTGCCAAGCCCCGTTCCGGATAAGCTCAAGCCCCGGATTCAGGAAACGGCAAAAATTCTGTGGAAGGTTTATCTTTTCTTTTCCCTTTTGCTTTTTTTTCTGCTTCTCGCCGGTGGCATGGGCGGATTTGACAGCCTCTGCCACACCTTCACTACTATGCCAACGGGTGGTTTTTCTACAAAGAATCTTTCCATTGCCCACTTCGACAGTCTCTATATAGAAGTGGTGATCATGGCTTTTATGGTGTTGGCAGGTATCAACTTCACCCTGCATTTTCAATTTTTACGGAGGGGCGGTTTCTCTTATTTCAACGATGCGGAGTGCCGTTTTTTTCTTGTGCTGCTTCTGGCTATCATGGTTGGTGTTTTCTGGATTCTTTGGGGGGCTACCTATGAAAGTCCGGGAGAAAGTCTTCGTTACGGAGCTTTTCAGGTGATTTCCATTGTGACCACCACAGGTTTTGCCACGGCGGATTATGTTCTCTGGGCACCGGCCGCTCAGCTGATACTTCTCTTTGCCATGTTCACGGGGGCCTGCGCCGGATCCACATCCGGTGGTATGAAAACGGTGCGCCTGATGATCTGCGGGAAGTATGGATACAAGGAGCTTTTTTTTCTGGTGCATCCAAGGGCCGTGCGGGAAGTAAAGCTGGGCGGCAGAGTGGTGCCCGGAGGGGTGATTCATGGTGTATTGGGTTTTATGGCCCTTTACCTTGGGGTGTATGTGGCGGGTTCCCTTCTGCTGGCTGCTCAGGGTACGGATGCGGTAACGGCTCTGACAGCGGCCGCATCCGCCCTTGGTAATGTGGGGCCCGGTTTCGGAGGGGTGGGACCTGCGGAAAATTATGCGGGTATCCCCCAGGCGGGTAAGTGGGTTCTTTCCTGGCTAATGTTGATGGGGCGTCTTGAAATTTATACCCTGATTATTTTTCTGGTACCCGAATTCTGGCGGAATTAA
- a CDS encoding formyltransferase family protein: MTSSPDNILFLGPPDSPLLIWLKNQGENILSTTEKIDTGFIVNKHIDFLISYGYRHILKKNILDLLPDQAINLHISLLPWNRGADPNFWSFAEKTPKGVSIHRLDSGLDTGDILLQKEVFFDPQKETLASSYEKLHHEIQRLFMENWDKIKTGQIKGQKQQGQGSFHRLIDKESLFHRLPQGWETSASLVESLYSHERTGP, from the coding sequence ATGACTTCCTCTCCCGACAACATTCTTTTCTTAGGCCCTCCGGATTCTCCCCTTCTCATCTGGCTTAAGAATCAGGGAGAAAATATCCTCTCAACCACAGAAAAAATCGATACTGGCTTCATTGTAAATAAGCATATTGATTTCCTGATTTCCTACGGATACCGTCATATTCTTAAAAAAAATATTCTGGATCTTCTGCCAGATCAAGCCATCAATCTTCATATTTCCCTGCTGCCATGGAACAGGGGTGCCGATCCCAATTTCTGGAGCTTTGCTGAAAAAACCCCGAAAGGCGTTTCCATTCACCGGCTTGATTCAGGACTTGATACGGGAGATATTCTTCTCCAAAAAGAAGTCTTCTTTGATCCCCAGAAAGAAACCCTTGCCTCAAGCTATGAAAAGCTCCACCATGAAATCCAAAGGCTTTTCATGGAAAACTGGGATAAAATCAAAACAGGTCAGATTAAAGGCCAGAAGCAGCAGGGACAGGGAAGTTTTCACAGGCTCATCGACAAAGAATCCCTTTTCCACCGTCTTCCTCAGGGCTGGGAGACCTCTGCATCTCTTGTTGAAAGTCTCTACTCCCATGAAAGGACAGGCCCATGA
- a CDS encoding pseudaminic acid biosynthesis-associated methylase, whose translation MTHKKYQTEQEDFWAGSFGTEYIERNRTPQLLASNIHLFSKIIAATKGVNSFLEVGANIGLNIDAINLLCPGKNTSALELNERAFKSLEEKCTGKAYHGSILDLNATEFPNFDFVFTKGVLIHIHPDKLPLVYEKLFTLSSQYICIIEYYNPTPAAVDYRGFQDKLFKRDFAGEILTAYPTTTLVDYGFQYHRDPAFPQDDLSWFLMAKEI comes from the coding sequence ATGACCCATAAAAAATATCAGACGGAGCAGGAAGATTTCTGGGCTGGTTCCTTTGGCACAGAATACATTGAAAGAAACCGGACACCCCAGCTTCTTGCCTCCAACATCCACCTTTTCTCAAAAATTATTGCTGCCACAAAAGGCGTAAACAGTTTTTTGGAAGTCGGCGCCAACATCGGCCTCAATATTGACGCCATCAACCTGCTCTGCCCCGGAAAAAATACATCTGCTCTGGAACTGAACGAAAGAGCCTTCAAGTCCTTAGAAGAAAAATGTACGGGAAAAGCATACCACGGGTCTATTCTGGATCTGAATGCGACAGAGTTCCCGAACTTTGATTTTGTTTTTACAAAGGGCGTGCTCATACACATCCATCCGGACAAACTGCCTCTGGTTTATGAAAAACTCTTTACCCTTTCTTCTCAATATATCTGCATTATTGAGTATTATAACCCAACCCCCGCTGCTGTTGACTACAGGGGCTTCCAAGACAAACTTTTCAAAAGAGATTTCGCAGGAGAAATACTTACAGCATATCCCACCACCACTCTGGTTGACTATGGTTTCCAGTACCACAGAGACCCTGCCTTCCCACAGGACGACCTGAGCTGGTTCCTTATGGCAAAAGAGATATGA
- the pseB gene encoding UDP-N-acetylglucosamine 4,6-dehydratase (inverting): MFDQKSILITGGTGSFGKQYTRTLLSRYSPSRIAIYSRDELKQYEMAQEFDDPCMRFFIGDVRDKERLAMAMRGVDIVIHAAALKQVPAAEYNPMECIKTNINGAQNVIEAAFANNVSKVIALSTDKAANPINLYGATKLASDKLFVAANNMAGGHKTAFSVVRYGNVVGSRGSVVPFFKKLIEEKSDYLPITDPRMTRFWITLQQGVDFVLKNFERMRGGEIFVPKIPSVRITDLATAMAPDLEQRIIGIRPGEKIHETMCPADDSHLTLEFHDHYVIRPTIIFSNRNNLFDVNMLKERGQPVPENFAYNSSTNPVFLSVEEIGAFNHRAETTSCT, translated from the coding sequence ATGTTCGATCAAAAATCCATACTCATCACAGGTGGCACAGGATCCTTTGGAAAACAATACACAAGAACCCTGCTCTCCCGGTACAGCCCGTCCCGCATAGCCATCTATTCCAGAGATGAACTGAAACAGTATGAAATGGCACAGGAATTTGATGATCCCTGCATGCGATTTTTTATTGGAGATGTACGGGATAAGGAAAGACTTGCCATGGCCATGCGAGGTGTGGACATCGTCATCCATGCGGCAGCCCTCAAGCAGGTACCTGCGGCAGAATACAACCCCATGGAGTGCATCAAAACCAATATCAACGGTGCCCAGAATGTCATTGAAGCGGCCTTCGCCAACAATGTCTCCAAAGTGATTGCCCTGTCCACGGACAAGGCCGCCAACCCCATTAATTTATACGGGGCCACCAAGCTGGCCTCGGACAAGCTCTTTGTGGCCGCCAATAATATGGCGGGGGGTCATAAAACCGCCTTTTCCGTGGTCCGCTACGGCAATGTGGTAGGGTCCAGAGGCTCTGTGGTACCTTTTTTCAAAAAACTCATTGAAGAAAAAAGTGACTACCTTCCCATCACCGATCCCCGCATGACCCGATTCTGGATTACCCTGCAACAAGGCGTTGATTTTGTTTTAAAAAACTTTGAACGCATGCGGGGTGGTGAAATTTTTGTTCCTAAAATCCCTTCCGTACGCATCACGGATCTCGCAACCGCCATGGCTCCGGATCTGGAGCAGCGCATTATCGGTATCCGACCCGGAGAAAAAATCCACGAAACCATGTGTCCTGCGGATGATTCCCATCTGACACTGGAATTTCATGATCATTATGTTATCCGGCCTACCATTATTTTTTCCAACCGGAACAATCTCTTTGATGTCAATATGCTGAAGGAGAGAGGACAGCCCGTGCCGGAAAATTTTGCCTACAACTCCAGTACCAACCCGGTCTTTCTTTCGGTTGAGGAAATTGGTGCGTTCAACCACAGGGCTGAAACAACAAGCTGTACCTGA
- the pseF gene encoding pseudaminic acid cytidylyltransferase, with protein MTIAIIPARGGSKRIPGKNIRPFAGKPMIAHSIEAAIHSGLFDHIIVSTDSPEIATTARQYGAETPFVRPAELSGDHTPTAPVLQHCLQWLEKKTTVPDYACCIYATAPLIQPCFIKKGYEIITASKVSSVFSVTDYAASVFRALRLTKDGHLAMFWPEHELTRSNDLPEAFHDAGQFYWFDCRKFMEHPKLYTDDALPVLLPRHLVQDIDTEEDWQRAEYLYKTLQMEQKQAKSSYHAS; from the coding sequence ATGACCATCGCCATCATCCCTGCAAGAGGTGGGAGCAAGCGCATCCCTGGTAAAAATATCCGTCCCTTTGCCGGAAAGCCCATGATTGCCCACAGCATTGAGGCGGCCATCCATTCAGGACTTTTCGATCACATTATCGTTTCAACCGACTCTCCCGAAATTGCAACCACAGCCCGTCAATATGGCGCGGAAACGCCTTTTGTACGCCCGGCTGAACTCTCCGGCGATCATACACCCACAGCACCCGTGCTGCAGCACTGTCTTCAGTGGCTGGAAAAGAAAACCACCGTTCCGGATTATGCGTGCTGCATCTATGCCACAGCCCCTCTGATTCAGCCCTGCTTCATTAAAAAAGGCTATGAAATCATTACAGCCAGCAAAGTTTCTTCCGTATTTTCCGTCACAGACTATGCCGCGTCTGTTTTCCGCGCTCTCCGCCTAACAAAAGATGGACATCTTGCCATGTTCTGGCCGGAGCACGAACTGACCCGTTCCAACGATCTTCCCGAAGCCTTTCATGATGCAGGACAATTCTACTGGTTTGACTGCAGAAAATTCATGGAACATCCGAAATTATATACTGACGACGCCCTGCCCGTGCTGCTGCCCCGTCATCTGGTTCAGGATATTGATACGGAAGAAGACTGGCAAAGGGCGGAATATCTTTACAAGACCCTGCAAATGGAACAGAAACAGGCGAAATCAAGCTATCATGCCAGTTAA
- the pseG gene encoding UDP-2,4-diacetamido-2,4,6-trideoxy-beta-L-altropyranose hydrolase — translation MTHIVFRTDASVEIGTGHVMRCLTLASALKARGADCYFLCKDHTGHLMDKIHALGFPVFPLVMEEQNPKTADSVHGHWLGGSWKADATQCHSFLKKIQPHWVVVDHYGLDIRWEKEIRPCTGKIFVLDDLADRCHDCDILLDSGRKPKSQDYQDLVPPHCILLLGTDHLLLRDEFIRMRPESLKRRIHTTLRRILITMGGMDMGNATGRILNTLRSLPFIKELEVDIVLGSKAPHLETVRQQLDSFPCSVQMHIDTPSMAELMAQNDLAIGATGSTAWEFCCMGLPSILFFLAENQKTIANHLKQHEAAWIFENIERGLFELPLLLERIKKNPLSLQAISVKSQCLTDEKGTDRVVRHFFTEPHRGTK, via the coding sequence ATGACACACATAGTTTTCAGAACAGATGCATCGGTAGAGATAGGAACAGGCCATGTCATGCGCTGCCTGACCCTTGCCTCTGCCCTGAAAGCCAGAGGTGCGGACTGCTATTTTCTCTGCAAGGACCACACAGGCCATCTTATGGATAAAATCCATGCATTGGGATTCCCGGTGTTCCCCCTTGTTATGGAAGAACAGAACCCGAAAACAGCCGATTCTGTTCACGGCCACTGGCTTGGAGGATCGTGGAAAGCGGATGCAACGCAGTGTCATTCTTTTTTAAAAAAAATACAACCGCACTGGGTAGTTGTGGATCATTACGGCCTCGACATCCGCTGGGAAAAAGAGATCCGGCCCTGTACGGGAAAAATTTTTGTGCTGGATGATCTGGCTGACAGATGCCACGACTGTGACATCCTTCTCGATTCCGGCAGAAAACCGAAAAGTCAAGATTATCAAGATCTCGTGCCTCCCCATTGCATCCTGCTCCTGGGCACAGACCATCTCCTTTTACGGGATGAATTCATCCGGATGCGCCCGGAAAGCCTGAAAAGGCGTATCCACACCACTCTCCGACGCATCCTCATCACCATGGGCGGCATGGATATGGGCAATGCCACAGGACGCATCCTGAATACGCTCCGCTCCTTGCCCTTCATCAAAGAACTGGAAGTGGATATTGTGCTGGGGAGTAAAGCCCCTCATCTGGAAACCGTCCGGCAACAGCTGGATTCTTTTCCCTGCTCGGTACAGATGCACATCGACACCCCGTCCATGGCCGAACTCATGGCCCAAAATGATCTGGCCATCGGTGCTACGGGCAGCACGGCCTGGGAGTTCTGCTGCATGGGGCTTCCTTCCATCCTCTTCTTTCTTGCAGAAAACCAGAAAACCATCGCAAACCATCTGAAACAACATGAAGCGGCATGGATTTTTGAAAACATAGAAAGAGGCCTTTTTGAACTCCCCCTGCTCCTTGAGAGGATCAAAAAAAATCCTTTATCGCTGCAGGCAATATCAGTGAAAAGCCAATGCCTCACTGATGAAAAAGGCACAGACAGGGTTGTACGGCATTTTTTTACCGAACCCCATAGGGGTACAAAATGA
- the trkA gene encoding Trk system potassium transporter TrkA produces the protein MKIVIIGAGEVGYHVARRLALEHKDVVVVDRDGAALRRVSDSLDVQVVRGEGGSPLVLQEAGIREAEILLAVTDSDEVNLVACLVTDMLSPNTRKLVRIRNADFDACHSLLREGAPHIESVINPEIEAVRTIERLIRLPGAVEAGELVGGLVQFVGIRLDEGSSMDGMPLPELPKYLGSAKVLVAAVLRDEKLIIPSGKDFLKAGDLVYLVSGKKHLLQVMEAFGKASKPVRRVLIVGGGRLGLRLAASLEKDHYQVKIIERRSDRCRELAARLEKAVILHGDGSDQSLLAEENVRGVDVMVTLTGDEQTNILVSLLARKMGVGAAITRLTRFAYFPLMSSIGVHQIVSPRLSAIDSILQHIRRGKVLSTLSIQGEQAEVMEAVALPTSDIVGRPLSQLSFPKGALVITIIRGDEIIIPSGDSVIAPDDRVVIFARRKSVPKVEKALTVKLEYF, from the coding sequence TTGAAAATTGTCATTATCGGAGCCGGTGAAGTTGGCTACCATGTTGCCCGCAGGCTGGCCCTGGAACATAAGGATGTGGTGGTTGTGGACAGGGATGGTGCCGCCCTGCGCAGGGTCTCCGATTCTCTGGATGTGCAGGTGGTTCGGGGAGAGGGAGGTTCTCCGCTGGTGCTGCAGGAAGCGGGTATCCGTGAGGCAGAAATTCTGCTGGCGGTGACGGATTCCGATGAGGTGAATCTTGTGGCCTGTCTGGTAACGGACATGCTGTCACCCAATACGCGCAAGCTGGTACGGATTCGTAATGCGGATTTCGATGCCTGCCATTCGCTCCTGCGGGAAGGGGCTCCGCACATTGAGAGCGTTATTAACCCGGAAATAGAGGCGGTCCGAACCATTGAACGTTTGATCCGTCTTCCCGGAGCGGTGGAAGCGGGGGAGCTCGTGGGGGGACTTGTGCAGTTTGTGGGTATCCGGCTGGATGAAGGTTCATCCATGGACGGGATGCCGCTTCCTGAGCTGCCAAAATATCTGGGTTCAGCAAAAGTACTGGTGGCGGCGGTGCTCCGGGATGAGAAGCTGATTATTCCTTCGGGTAAAGACTTCCTTAAGGCTGGAGACCTGGTTTACCTTGTGAGCGGAAAAAAACATCTTTTGCAGGTGATGGAGGCTTTTGGAAAGGCATCAAAACCTGTCCGGAGAGTCCTGATTGTCGGAGGGGGCAGGCTGGGTCTCCGGCTGGCGGCCAGTCTTGAAAAAGATCATTATCAGGTCAAGATTATAGAGCGCAGGTCGGATCGCTGCCGGGAGTTGGCAGCAAGGCTTGAGAAGGCGGTGATTCTCCATGGAGACGGGTCGGACCAGAGCCTTCTTGCGGAAGAGAATGTGCGGGGGGTGGACGTGATGGTTACACTGACGGGAGATGAGCAGACCAACATTCTTGTTTCTCTGCTGGCCCGGAAAATGGGAGTGGGGGCTGCCATTACCCGTCTTACCCGTTTTGCCTACTTTCCTCTGATGTCCTCTATCGGTGTCCACCAGATAGTCAGTCCCAGGCTTTCTGCCATAGATTCCATACTGCAGCATATCCGGCGTGGTAAGGTTCTTTCCACTCTGTCCATACAGGGGGAGCAGGCCGAGGTGATGGAGGCCGTGGCCCTTCCCACTTCCGATATTGTGGGAAGGCCCCTGAGCCAGTTGTCTTTTCCCAAAGGTGCACTGGTAATCACAATTATCCGAGGGGATGAAATCATTATTCCTTCCGGTGATTCAGTGATTGCCCCCGATGACAGGGTTGTTATTTTTGCCAGAAGGAAGTCCGTTCCAAAAGTTGAAAAAGCCCTTACGGTGAAGCTTGAGTATTTTTAG
- a CDS encoding nucleotidyltransferase family protein: MKENKLSILASASFSPTLHAESSPSRHQEKYMNLLKNIILSRINRKEVMVFLFGSRVSGRHGSRADVDIGFLSHGKLPASLLHGIRNAIEDSIIPLEVDLVDFTRTDTHFKNEAMKEIMIWNLPEHMNKNF, from the coding sequence ATGAAAGAAAACAAACTCTCCATACTGGCATCCGCCTCCTTTTCACCAACCCTGCATGCTGAAAGCTCCCCTTCCAGGCATCAGGAAAAATACATGAACCTGCTGAAAAACATCATCCTTTCCAGAATCAACCGTAAGGAGGTTATGGTTTTTCTCTTTGGTTCGAGGGTTTCCGGCAGACATGGCAGCCGGGCCGATGTGGATATTGGTTTTCTTTCCCACGGGAAGCTGCCCGCTTCTCTGCTCCATGGAATCCGCAATGCCATTGAGGATTCCATCATACCCCTTGAAGTAGATCTTGTGGACTTTACCCGCACAGACACCCATTTCAAAAATGAAGCCATGAAAGAAATCATGATATGGAATCTTCCGGAGCATATGAACAAAAACTTCTGA
- the pseC gene encoding UDP-4-amino-4,6-dideoxy-N-acetyl-beta-L-altrosamine transaminase — protein sequence MTPPSPLSTIPYGKQNICKEDVEAVLDVLHSDFLTQGPKVPEFEHAMATVCGAAHGVAVNSATSALHLACLALGLGPGDTLWTSPITFVASANCALYCGASVDFVDIDPATWNLCPKALATKLEKAEKENQLPKIVVPVHFCGQPCDMAAIHQLSLQYGFFIIEDAAHATGASYRKETVGNCRFSDITIFSFHPVKIITTAEGGMALTNHQDLAERMALLRSHGITRDEKEMTQPPDGPWYYQQIALGFNYRMTEIQAALGIRQLDRLDAFVAKRRMLRQRYDNLLSHLPLRLPFCHGDCDSAWHLYVIRLQRERITKTRKDVFEALRKEGIGVNLHYIPVHTQPCYRAMGFREGLFPEAERYYQEAITLPLFPDLHETDQNRVVNVLARILKQTP from the coding sequence ATGACGCCACCCTCTCCCCTTTCCACAATTCCCTATGGTAAACAGAATATATGCAAAGAAGATGTGGAGGCCGTACTGGATGTACTGCATTCCGACTTCCTGACCCAGGGACCAAAGGTTCCGGAGTTTGAACATGCCATGGCCACTGTATGCGGCGCAGCCCATGGCGTTGCCGTTAACAGCGCCACTTCCGCCCTTCACCTTGCCTGCCTCGCCCTGGGCCTTGGCCCGGGCGACACCCTCTGGACCAGCCCCATCACTTTTGTGGCTTCAGCCAACTGCGCCCTTTACTGCGGTGCTTCCGTCGATTTTGTGGACATTGACCCCGCAACCTGGAATCTCTGCCCAAAGGCACTGGCAACCAAACTGGAAAAAGCGGAGAAAGAAAACCAGCTGCCTAAAATCGTAGTGCCTGTCCACTTCTGCGGCCAACCATGCGACATGGCTGCCATTCATCAGCTGTCCCTTCAATACGGTTTTTTCATCATAGAAGATGCCGCCCATGCCACCGGCGCTTCCTACAGAAAAGAAACCGTTGGCAACTGCCGCTTCAGTGACATCACCATCTTCAGTTTCCATCCCGTAAAAATCATCACCACGGCGGAAGGAGGTATGGCCCTGACCAACCATCAGGATCTGGCGGAGAGGATGGCCCTTCTCCGCAGCCATGGAATCACAAGGGATGAAAAGGAGATGACGCAGCCTCCGGACGGCCCCTGGTATTATCAGCAGATTGCCCTTGGCTTCAACTACCGCATGACGGAAATACAGGCAGCCTTAGGCATCCGCCAACTGGACAGGCTGGATGCCTTTGTGGCCAAACGCCGCATGCTCCGTCAGCGCTACGACAATCTGCTGTCACACCTTCCCCTCCGCCTCCCCTTCTGCCATGGGGACTGTGACTCCGCATGGCACCTCTATGTCATCCGCCTGCAGAGAGAGCGGATCACAAAAACCCGCAAGGACGTATTCGAAGCCTTACGAAAAGAAGGAATAGGCGTCAACCTTCACTATATTCCGGTGCACACCCAGCCCTGCTACAGAGCCATGGGCTTTCGGGAAGGACTGTTTCCCGAAGCGGAGCGCTATTACCAGGAAGCCATTACCCTGCCGCTTTTCCCGGATCTCCATGAAACGGACCAAAACAGGGTGGTGAATGTCCTTGCCCGTATCCTGAAACAGACTCCATGA
- the pseI gene encoding pseudaminic acid synthase: MTLPSISIQGRRIASNAPPYIVAELSANHNGSLKRAITILETAKKCGADAVKLQTYTPDTLTLNCNSEDFQIKGGLWDGKTLYELYQWAHMPWDWHTPLFDRAKELDITIFSTPFDRTAVDLLEDLNAPAYKIASFEAVDLALIRYAASTKKPLILSTGMADMEEIAEAVQAAEDAGCTELALLHCVSGYPAPPEDYNLKTIPDMMTRFGKVTGLSDHTLDNATAIASVALGAAIIEKHFTLDKKGGGPDDSFSLEPPQLEALCRDAKTVWQALGKVDYGRKSCERANVLFRRSLYYIKDMKAGKILDEESVRSIRPGYGLACKHLDTLLGKRLKKSVGRGTPAAWEDIDI; this comes from the coding sequence ATGACCCTTCCATCCATCAGCATACAGGGCAGACGCATCGCCTCCAATGCGCCTCCCTATATCGTTGCCGAACTTTCCGCCAACCATAACGGCAGCCTGAAAAGGGCGATCACCATTCTGGAAACCGCCAAAAAGTGCGGTGCGGATGCGGTGAAACTCCAGACCTATACGCCAGACACCCTCACCCTCAATTGCAACAGCGAAGACTTTCAGATTAAAGGGGGCCTCTGGGACGGAAAAACCCTGTATGAACTTTATCAGTGGGCCCACATGCCCTGGGACTGGCACACTCCCCTCTTTGACCGGGCCAAGGAGCTGGACATCACCATTTTCAGCACCCCCTTTGACAGAACCGCCGTGGATCTTCTGGAAGATTTAAACGCTCCGGCCTATAAAATAGCCTCCTTTGAAGCCGTGGATCTTGCCCTGATCCGCTATGCCGCTTCCACCAAAAAACCCTTGATCCTTTCCACTGGCATGGCGGACATGGAGGAAATCGCCGAAGCTGTTCAGGCTGCTGAAGATGCAGGCTGCACGGAGCTTGCCCTTCTCCACTGTGTCAGCGGCTACCCGGCACCTCCCGAAGATTACAACCTGAAAACAATCCCTGACATGATGACCCGCTTCGGCAAAGTCACAGGGCTTTCCGATCACACCCTGGACAACGCAACAGCCATTGCCAGCGTGGCTTTAGGCGCCGCCATCATCGAAAAGCATTTTACCCTTGACAAAAAAGGCGGGGGGCCAGATGACAGCTTTTCCCTGGAACCGCCCCAGCTCGAAGCCCTCTGCCGGGATGCAAAAACCGTCTGGCAGGCTCTTGGAAAAGTGGATTACGGCCGAAAATCCTGTGAACGGGCCAATGTTCTATTCCGAAGATCCCTCTACTATATAAAGGATATGAAGGCCGGAAAGATTTTGGATGAGGAAAGTGTAAGAAGCATCCGCCCGGGCTACGGCCTTGCCTGTAAACATCTGGATACCCTTCTCGGCAAAAGACTCAAAAAATCCGTAGGCAGGGGAACTCCCGCAGCCTGGGAAGACATTGACATCTAA